One genomic window of Corynebacterium diphtheriae includes the following:
- a CDS encoding primosomal protein N', which produces MSKTRVAASSLPVARVLPLLGVAHLDRVFEYLVDSTMSDDAQPGVKVRVRFGGRLVDGIILERTSGQEHEGRLAWLDKVQSSVPVYTPALRRLIESLSTRYAGITSDVIRSAIPSRHAKVEEGDFSTSWDDLGDVDEPDLSMWAKYVHGKSFVDAVIACQTARAAWQIAPGENWAAAIAALGTKVAIAGGGVLIVVPDQRDVETLEAAFRGLVSARQITVMTSAQGPQARYRRFLSILHGQGRIVVGTRSAAFAPVVNLQLAVIKDDGDENLVDPRSPYIHAREVLSTRSTQEHCSLILAGHSRSTEAQLLVQSGWAHNLVVDRERVRKMMPRIHAVADTNTALERDPLARAARIPSAAFSSLRDALKRNRPVLIHVPRKGYIPVLACQQCRSAARCRYCNGPLELPFPESGAPQTPQCRWCGRPDSHFRCTHCGSSNLRAIVLGAERTAEEIGRAFPQTRVVVSGGNRVHDTIPDAPIVVVATPGAEPEIADDGRYGAAVLLDTWALLSRQDLRASEDTLAKWFSVCTLVEPCVVGGEVVVVADAGLFEVQALIRWDPIWAASRELELRQEVHFPPAAHMAAIDGARDAIDEFLDMIQLPDHAEILGPVSLPAGNKLPGEYDENTYGPPQRVLIRIPLKDRNELGEVLRSGIVQRSAKRKELPLRVKIDPIHVG; this is translated from the coding sequence ATGTCTAAAACCCGCGTAGCTGCTTCAAGTCTTCCAGTTGCGCGGGTGTTGCCATTACTAGGCGTTGCTCATCTGGATCGCGTTTTCGAATATCTAGTGGATTCGACGATGTCGGATGATGCTCAGCCAGGTGTCAAAGTTCGAGTACGATTCGGTGGCAGGCTGGTTGACGGAATTATTTTGGAACGAACATCAGGTCAGGAACATGAGGGGAGACTTGCTTGGCTAGATAAAGTACAGTCGTCCGTTCCCGTCTATACTCCAGCGTTGCGACGACTCATCGAATCTTTGTCCACTCGATATGCGGGGATCACTTCAGATGTGATCCGTTCGGCAATCCCTTCGAGACATGCAAAAGTAGAAGAAGGGGATTTTTCCACTAGTTGGGACGATCTAGGTGATGTCGATGAACCTGATTTGTCTATGTGGGCAAAATACGTTCATGGGAAATCATTCGTGGACGCTGTAATTGCGTGTCAAACCGCTCGTGCTGCTTGGCAAATTGCACCGGGGGAAAACTGGGCAGCTGCGATTGCAGCGTTGGGTACTAAAGTTGCGATTGCGGGTGGTGGAGTACTCATCGTTGTTCCTGATCAACGGGATGTAGAAACATTAGAAGCTGCATTTCGTGGTTTGGTATCTGCTCGACAAATAACGGTGATGACATCCGCTCAAGGACCGCAGGCTCGCTATCGGCGGTTTTTAAGTATTTTGCATGGACAAGGCCGAATCGTTGTTGGCACTCGGAGTGCCGCATTTGCTCCTGTTGTCAACCTACAATTAGCAGTTATTAAAGACGATGGAGATGAAAATCTAGTTGATCCACGTAGCCCTTACATTCATGCGCGTGAAGTCCTGAGTACACGGTCTACACAAGAGCATTGTTCGCTTATTCTCGCAGGGCATTCGCGTAGTACCGAGGCGCAACTTTTGGTCCAATCAGGTTGGGCTCATAATCTAGTAGTCGATCGCGAACGAGTGCGAAAAATGATGCCGCGCATTCATGCTGTTGCAGATACGAACACAGCGTTGGAACGTGATCCACTTGCGAGGGCTGCGCGGATTCCTTCAGCAGCTTTTTCTTCATTAAGAGATGCATTGAAGCGAAATCGACCGGTGCTTATTCACGTCCCTAGGAAAGGGTATATTCCTGTACTAGCTTGTCAACAGTGCCGTTCTGCCGCGCGTTGTAGATATTGCAATGGTCCCTTGGAATTGCCATTTCCAGAATCTGGTGCACCACAAACACCTCAATGTCGATGGTGTGGTCGGCCTGATAGTCATTTTCGTTGTACCCATTGTGGATCCTCGAATCTTAGGGCAATTGTATTGGGTGCCGAACGGACTGCTGAAGAAATCGGTCGAGCATTTCCTCAAACTCGAGTAGTTGTTTCTGGTGGAAACCGAGTGCACGATACGATCCCAGATGCGCCAATAGTGGTGGTAGCTACCCCTGGAGCTGAACCAGAAATAGCGGACGATGGACGTTATGGAGCTGCAGTGTTGCTTGATACTTGGGCTTTACTGAGCCGTCAAGATTTGAGAGCTTCCGAAGACACACTGGCAAAATGGTTTTCTGTATGCACTTTAGTTGAGCCCTGTGTGGTGGGCGGAGAAGTCGTTGTTGTAGCAGATGCAGGACTTTTCGAAGTTCAAGCATTAATTCGATGGGATCCCATTTGGGCTGCATCGCGTGAGCTTGAACTAAGACAAGAAGTACATTTTCCGCCTGCTGCTCACATGGCGGCTATCGATGGTGCTCGAGATGCTATAGATGAATTTTTGGATATGATTCAACTTCCTGACCATGCAGAAATTTTGGGGCCGGTGAGCCTTCCTGCAGGAAACAAACTTCCGGGCGAATACGATGAAAATACCTATGGTCCGCCACAACGCGTGTTGATTCGTATTCCATTGAAAGACCGTAATGAACTAGGGGAAGTTTTACGATCTGGGATTGTGCAACGATCTGCTAAACGTAAAGAATTACCTCTCCGCGTGAAAATCGATCCTATCCATGTAGGGTAG
- the def gene encoding peptide deformylase — MAIRDIRLFGDPVLTTKSSDVEVFDSSIRNLVNDMLETMDAAGGVGLAANQVGVTKRVFVYDCSHIEDGLRGHIINPVWEPIGEDIQIGPEGCLSIPDVQQETERWMTVSVSGRDIDGNPISLVASGLMARCIQHETDHLDGVLFLRKLDKVHRKDAMAQIRKSEWFNQ; from the coding sequence GTGGCAATCCGCGATATTCGATTGTTTGGTGATCCCGTTTTGACTACGAAGTCGTCGGACGTGGAAGTCTTCGACTCCAGTATTCGAAATTTGGTTAATGACATGTTGGAAACCATGGATGCGGCTGGCGGAGTTGGCTTGGCAGCTAACCAAGTCGGAGTAACTAAACGAGTCTTTGTGTATGACTGTTCGCACATTGAGGATGGACTTCGCGGGCATATCATCAACCCGGTTTGGGAGCCCATTGGGGAAGATATTCAAATTGGTCCAGAAGGTTGCTTGTCCATTCCAGATGTTCAGCAAGAAACTGAGCGTTGGATGACAGTAAGCGTTAGTGGCCGTGATATTGATGGAAACCCGATTTCACTGGTTGCTTCTGGCTTGATGGCACGGTGTATTCAACATGAAACAGATCATCTAGATGGTGTTTTATTCTTGAGAAAGCTTGATAAAGTCCACCGGAAAGACGCAATGGCTCAGATCAGGAAGTCTGAGTGGTTTAATCAATAG
- the metK gene encoding methionine adenosyltransferase has product MSETAASGLRLFSSESVTEGHPDKICDAISDTILDALLSVDPHARVAVETVTTTGLVHVVGEVRTSGYVEIPKLVRDKLIEIGFNSSEVGFDGRTCGVSVSIGEQSQEIGAGVDQSHEVRSGENTDADDQAGAGDQGLMFGYATNETATLMPLPIDLAHRLARRLTQVRKTSVVSHLRPDGKTQVTLAYDESGRPVRLDTVVVSTQHDPDVTQEWLFAQIKEHVVDWVLRDSGLESTLDISGYSLLVNPSGSFVVGGPMGDAGLTGRKIIVDTYGGMARHGGGAFSGKDPSKVDRSGAYAMRWVAKNIVAAGLADRAEVQVAYAIGRAKPVGLYVETFGTAKFGLTDEQIQDAVLHVFDLRPAAIIRELDLLRPIYAGTAAYGHFGRDDLKLPWENTDRAEQLRDVLSLG; this is encoded by the coding sequence GTGTCTGAAACTGCTGCCTCCGGCTTGCGTTTGTTTTCTAGCGAATCGGTTACCGAGGGGCATCCAGACAAAATCTGCGATGCGATCTCGGACACCATATTGGATGCCTTGCTGAGCGTGGATCCTCACGCTCGCGTGGCTGTGGAGACTGTCACCACAACAGGTTTAGTTCACGTTGTGGGAGAAGTTCGTACCTCCGGCTACGTGGAAATTCCGAAATTGGTTCGTGACAAACTAATTGAAATTGGGTTTAACTCTTCTGAAGTTGGCTTTGACGGTCGCACCTGTGGTGTGAGCGTATCCATTGGTGAACAGTCTCAGGAAATTGGTGCTGGTGTTGATCAGTCCCATGAGGTTCGTTCGGGCGAGAATACAGATGCAGATGACCAGGCTGGGGCGGGCGATCAGGGGTTAATGTTTGGCTACGCTACGAACGAGACAGCCACGTTGATGCCTTTACCTATTGATTTGGCGCATCGACTTGCTCGTCGCCTGACTCAGGTGCGTAAGACCTCTGTTGTTTCCCATTTGCGTCCTGATGGAAAAACTCAGGTAACACTTGCGTATGACGAATCAGGTCGCCCGGTACGTTTGGATACGGTAGTTGTTTCAACTCAGCATGACCCTGATGTAACCCAGGAATGGCTGTTTGCTCAGATTAAAGAGCATGTTGTTGACTGGGTGCTTCGCGATTCAGGCTTGGAGTCCACACTCGATATCAGCGGTTATTCATTGCTGGTTAATCCATCGGGTTCCTTTGTTGTTGGTGGCCCCATGGGCGATGCTGGGTTGACGGGACGAAAGATCATCGTCGATACCTATGGCGGCATGGCGCGGCATGGTGGCGGTGCGTTCTCTGGAAAAGATCCTAGTAAAGTAGACCGTTCAGGTGCGTACGCTATGCGTTGGGTTGCTAAGAATATTGTTGCTGCGGGATTGGCTGATCGAGCAGAGGTACAGGTTGCTTATGCGATTGGTCGTGCAAAACCTGTCGGTTTGTATGTCGAAACTTTTGGAACGGCCAAATTTGGTTTGACGGATGAACAGATTCAAGATGCAGTATTGCACGTGTTCGATCTTCGTCCTGCAGCGATTATTCGAGAGTTGGATCTTCTTCGTCCGATTTATGCTGGTACGGCCGCCTATGGCCATTTCGGACGCGATGATCTGAAGCTGCCTTGGGAAAATACGGATCGAGCAGAACAGTTGCGTGACGTGTTGTCTTTAGGCTAA
- the coaBC gene encoding bifunctional phosphopantothenoylcysteine decarboxylase/phosphopantothenate--cysteine ligase CoaBC, whose protein sequence is MTNTSFDNSTIVVGVAGGIAAYKSCHVVRGFKEDGANVVVVPTSAALNFVGKATFEALSGNPVSTTVFDAVDEVRHVNVGQHADLIVVAPATADLIARVAMGRADDLLTATLLVATCPIVLVPAMHTEMWSNAATRENVATLRRRGIIVMDPAHGRLTGADTGPGRLPDSDQIIDFAKTVARTKVMPRDLVGKKVLISAGGTQENIDPVRYVGNRSSGRQGFALAEIASQRGAEVTVIAGATDKLPVPCGARVVNVTSAVEMQRECMREARNSDVVIMAAAVADFRPREIASAKMKKGVADSSLQMISMVENPDILRGLVEQRQGEKPVIVGFAAETGDANHTPLEFARQKLNRKKCDLLMCNEVGVDKVFGKADNSGYLLSRQGNVEEISQGSKHWIAFNILDHVVRLLEAEM, encoded by the coding sequence ATGACGAATACTTCATTTGATAACAGCACAATTGTAGTAGGTGTTGCCGGCGGTATTGCTGCCTACAAATCCTGCCATGTAGTGAGAGGATTTAAAGAGGATGGTGCGAACGTTGTTGTTGTACCAACTTCTGCAGCATTGAATTTTGTTGGTAAGGCAACTTTTGAAGCTCTTTCTGGAAATCCAGTTTCTACTACCGTTTTTGATGCTGTCGATGAGGTCCGCCATGTCAATGTTGGGCAGCACGCTGATCTGATCGTCGTGGCTCCCGCCACAGCTGACCTGATTGCTCGAGTGGCTATGGGGCGAGCAGATGACCTATTGACTGCAACTTTACTTGTAGCTACTTGCCCAATTGTTTTGGTGCCAGCAATGCATACAGAGATGTGGAGTAACGCCGCTACCCGTGAAAACGTTGCTACGCTGCGTCGCCGGGGCATCATCGTTATGGATCCAGCTCACGGTCGTCTCACAGGCGCAGATACTGGCCCAGGGCGTTTGCCTGATTCCGATCAAATTATCGATTTTGCTAAAACTGTGGCACGCACGAAAGTCATGCCTCGCGATCTTGTGGGTAAGAAAGTGCTAATTTCGGCAGGAGGCACTCAAGAGAACATTGATCCTGTGCGTTATGTAGGCAATAGATCGTCAGGTAGGCAAGGATTCGCGCTAGCAGAGATCGCGTCACAGCGTGGGGCCGAAGTTACCGTCATTGCCGGTGCGACAGATAAGCTTCCGGTTCCTTGTGGTGCACGAGTAGTGAATGTTACATCGGCGGTGGAAATGCAGCGGGAATGCATGCGGGAAGCACGTAATAGTGATGTTGTGATTATGGCTGCTGCGGTAGCGGATTTTCGTCCGCGTGAAATTGCCTCTGCAAAGATGAAGAAGGGGGTGGCTGACTCTTCACTTCAAATGATATCGATGGTGGAAAATCCTGATATTTTGCGAGGACTTGTCGAACAACGACAAGGTGAAAAACCTGTCATCGTTGGGTTTGCAGCTGAGACTGGGGATGCGAATCATACGCCCTTAGAGTTTGCTCGACAGAAGTTGAACAGAAAAAAGTGCGATCTTTTGATGTGTAATGAAGTCGGCGTTGACAAAGTATTCGGTAAGGCGGATAACAGTGGATATCTATTGTCTCGTCAAGGAAACGTTGAGGAAATCTCGCAGGGATCGAAACACTGGATTGCTTTTAATATTTTAGATCACGTCGTAAGGTTGCTAGAAGCCGAGATGTGA
- a CDS encoding RsmB/NOP family class I SAM-dependent RNA methyltransferase — protein sequence MSGGFRSRSRSGDHLPVRSEKKQSTNRSRQPKRSSQSDPRWKPLRGIDLPRSVAFWVIQRVEIDAAYANLTLPKVLKQSKLSGRDAAFATELTYGTLRTQGVLDTVIAECSSRELEALKPEVRAALRLGAYQLLYTRVGAHAAVDTTVRIMEAIGQDRAKGFVNGVLRTISRTSPQSWIEKLTPSGEVESIAFQHAHPAWIARSFSQIVGMNELEAALSADSERPKVHLVARPGEMSAEELALIVGGDEGKYSPYAVYLESGDPGALEPVREGLAAVQDEGSQLIARAVTEAPIHGEDQGKWLDLCAGPGGKAALLGAIARIDGATVDAVEVSKHRAKLIENIVRGLPVKVTVGDGRSPGLAPGYDRVLVDAPCSGLGALRRRPEARWRKQETDIEELTKLQSQLLESALRLVRTGGIVVYSTCSPDLRETRQIVDRILRSHEVEELNAAELVPSMENTGEYKSVHMWPHRHGTDAMFFAVLRKK from the coding sequence ATGAGTGGTGGTTTTCGTTCCCGTTCGCGCTCAGGCGACCATCTTCCCGTACGTAGTGAAAAGAAGCAATCTACAAATAGGTCTCGCCAACCAAAGAGATCATCGCAATCAGATCCGCGATGGAAGCCGCTTAGAGGAATTGACCTACCGCGGTCAGTTGCTTTTTGGGTAATTCAACGAGTTGAAATAGATGCAGCATATGCGAATCTCACCCTTCCTAAAGTTCTCAAACAGTCGAAGCTTTCTGGTCGCGATGCGGCATTTGCTACGGAGTTAACCTACGGCACTTTAAGAACACAAGGTGTTCTCGATACCGTGATCGCAGAATGTTCTTCACGGGAACTTGAAGCTTTAAAACCGGAAGTGCGGGCAGCGCTGCGCCTAGGCGCCTATCAGCTTTTATACACACGGGTAGGTGCTCATGCAGCTGTAGATACAACCGTTCGAATCATGGAAGCAATCGGTCAAGATCGTGCAAAAGGATTTGTCAACGGTGTTCTCCGTACAATTTCAAGAACTTCTCCTCAATCGTGGATCGAAAAATTAACTCCATCGGGTGAGGTTGAGTCAATTGCCTTTCAGCATGCACACCCCGCTTGGATTGCTCGAAGTTTTTCCCAGATAGTTGGAATGAACGAGCTGGAGGCTGCATTATCAGCAGATTCTGAGCGTCCAAAGGTGCACTTGGTAGCACGCCCAGGGGAGATGAGTGCAGAAGAACTTGCGCTTATTGTTGGAGGCGATGAAGGTAAGTATTCTCCCTATGCTGTTTACCTAGAATCTGGTGATCCAGGAGCGCTGGAACCAGTTCGTGAAGGTTTGGCTGCGGTCCAAGATGAAGGCAGTCAACTAATTGCGAGAGCAGTGACCGAGGCTCCAATACATGGAGAAGATCAAGGAAAATGGCTTGATCTGTGTGCTGGTCCCGGCGGGAAAGCAGCATTACTTGGCGCAATTGCACGTATTGACGGTGCGACAGTGGATGCTGTCGAAGTGAGCAAGCACCGTGCGAAGTTGATCGAAAACATTGTTCGCGGTTTGCCCGTCAAAGTTACAGTAGGTGACGGACGCTCCCCAGGATTGGCGCCAGGATATGACCGAGTATTAGTTGATGCACCATGTTCTGGACTTGGAGCATTACGACGCCGCCCTGAAGCGCGGTGGCGAAAACAAGAAACTGACATTGAGGAACTGACAAAGCTGCAATCGCAGTTGCTCGAATCGGCTTTACGGCTTGTACGAACTGGTGGAATCGTTGTCTACTCAACGTGTTCCCCAGATTTAAGGGAAACACGACAGATTGTGGATCGAATACTTCGTTCTCACGAAGTTGAAGAGCTTAACGCTGCGGAGCTCGTTCCCAGTATGGAAAACACTGGTGAATACAAGTCGGTACACATGTGGCCACATCGACATGGCACAGATGCGATGTTTTTCGCAGTGCTGCGTAAAAAATAA
- the fmt gene encoding methionyl-tRNA formyltransferase produces MRLIFAGTPEPAVVALSRLLESEHEVVAVLTRPDARRGRGRTLHPSPVSELAQQHGIEVLTPATIKPNTPDGDAFRARLTELAPDCVPVVAYGNLITEDLLQAVPHGWINLHFSLLPRWRGAAPVQAAIAAGDTSTGATTFRIDKGLDTGQILGVIHEPIQSTDTADDLLTRLAYSGADLLVNTMDNLAQGIATYSEQIGTATYAPKITTEDARIQWTHPAEAVDKHIRAVTPGPGAWSLLGDQRFKIGPVSVAEESDLQPGHMRIEKNRVLVGTGDLNIELDQIQPQGKKRMKASDWARGLQNTEGLVLS; encoded by the coding sequence ATGCGTCTAATTTTTGCTGGAACACCTGAGCCTGCAGTTGTAGCTTTATCCCGATTGCTCGAAAGCGAACATGAGGTCGTAGCGGTGTTAACCCGTCCTGATGCACGTCGTGGACGTGGAAGGACTCTGCACCCTTCACCTGTGTCGGAGCTTGCGCAACAACACGGCATCGAAGTGCTAACTCCGGCTACGATCAAGCCAAATACTCCTGATGGCGACGCTTTTCGAGCCCGTCTCACCGAGCTAGCACCAGACTGTGTTCCAGTAGTTGCATACGGAAACCTCATTACAGAGGATCTTTTACAAGCTGTTCCGCATGGATGGATCAATCTGCATTTCTCGCTCTTGCCACGTTGGCGTGGCGCAGCCCCAGTTCAGGCTGCTATTGCCGCTGGAGACACGTCGACGGGTGCTACTACTTTTAGAATTGATAAAGGACTCGATACCGGTCAAATTCTCGGAGTAATTCACGAGCCGATTCAATCAACTGATACCGCTGACGATTTACTCACTCGGCTGGCGTACTCAGGTGCAGATCTTCTGGTTAACACTATGGATAATTTGGCGCAGGGAATTGCTACATACAGTGAGCAAATTGGCACTGCGACGTATGCACCTAAGATAACAACAGAGGACGCACGAATTCAGTGGACACATCCAGCCGAAGCCGTCGACAAGCATATTCGTGCTGTTACACCAGGTCCAGGGGCTTGGAGTTTACTAGGTGACCAGCGCTTTAAAATTGGCCCTGTAAGCGTGGCAGAAGAATCAGATTTACAACCAGGACACATGAGAATTGAAAAAAACCGTGTGTTAGTAGGAACCGGCGATCTTAATATTGAGCTTGACCAAATTCAGCCGCAAGGGAAGAAAAGAATGAAGGCATCTGATTGGGCTCGCGGATTGCAAAACACAGAAGGCTTGGTGCTGTCATGA